GGATTTAAAAGCTCAAAGCTTAAGTTCCTAAGGAATGCACATTTGTTTGTATATTAATCATATAAGCCTCTTGTTGGTAGGTCGCTAATGGTGATCTAAAACGTGTTTActttctgtgttgtttgtgatACAGTAAAGCAGTGTCTTGGGTGGGgagaggctgaactcagggcctgggcatgctgtccctgagcttttttttgctcaaggctagtgctctgccacttaagccacagcttcatttatagctttttggtggttagttggagataagagtcttgcaaactttcctgcctaggctggctttgcactgtgatcctcagatcttagcctcctgagtagctaggattacaggtgtgagccactggtgcccagctaaagctGTGTCTTAAAGCCATCCAGGATTTGGCTTATCCCAGTCATGGCTCAGGAAACACCAGCAGTACTACATAGGATCTTTTCTAAGCAGCCTCTGTGGTGCTGCTGTTTGACACATTAGTGTGAAGAAGCAACGACATCACTTTAAGGATGTATGTCCATCACTGGAATGACAGCATGGGTGGGAGTTGTCTTATGTCCCTTGTAGGAAGACTGTGGTAGTCATTACTACCGCAGTCATCTGAGGTCCTAAAAATATGGTTACCTTAAGTAGCTATTGGGTAGTTAAGGTAGTTATCGGGACAGTTACTATAGTTTCCAGAGGTAGTCCTCATAAGTTATAGATGTGGGTAGTTATGAGATAGCTCATATAGGCAGATGCAGTGAGTAGTTACCATAGATAGATAGTTAAAATTGTGAAGGACAATGACAGTTCTTAGAGGCTTGTTAGCATTATAGTGGGTAGTTAGCATAGTTCCATAGTGCAAAGCAACAGTTATGGAGGTCATTAGATCATTCTCACACCTCACTTTGGAATGTGTATGTAGTGGGTGtcttgtttcccccccccccccgacctttaTGTCCTTATATCATCCTCTTTGAGGTGCCATGGCCTCCCTCAGGTGTTGCCTGGGTAGCTCATTCAAGGCCTTTTCTTACTCTTGCTGTTCTTCACAGGGCATCTTCCACTTCCAGCTGGGACGAGGTGAGCCAATGCTGCACACCCGACTCCGGCCTCACTGCAGGGACTTCTTGGAGAAGATTGCCAAGCTATACGAACTGCATGTCTTCACTTTTGGCAGCCGGCTGTATGCACACACCATCGCAGGTCAGGCAACAAGGATATGTGGACTGCACTTATCTTAGTATGTGGACAATGGGTCATGTTTTCTGTCCTCAAGGCATTTTCTTGAAAACTAGGAATAGTATGGAAGCTCAATCTTCAGGTTGGTGGTTAACCAGGGAGTCAATGGGTGAGATATTCTGCCATGGCATATGCTGGGCAGGCTACCACATGTTTGTGGACCAGTTTTGAAGTCTTGGAACTGTGGGTACGTGGAAAGATAGaaaatttttatatgaaaatacttcttttttttaaatgattcacCACCTGATTCAAAATGGCTTTGGAGCTCTGTCCCATTGTGTTTGTGACCTGTGACTCAAGCTCTGGCCATTGCTGCTTGTCCTCTTAGCATGGCCATCTCGCATGTGTTCTTAGAGATATCTATGCCAGCTGCAGTGCCCACCAGGTGGCAGCACTGACAAAGAGCAGGATGTGATGAATGAAACATCCCAGTTACAGGAAGTCGTGGACTcttcatttttaagttaaaaatatcaTGAAAGAATGTAAAAAATTGGGGAAATGCCCCTCACTGTTACTATGTCCGCATGGTGGGAAGAGGCAGAAAAACAAGAAGATACTGGGGAGTAAAAGTATCAAAGTACatgcatgtatttgtgtgtatatatttgtatgtgtgtataaatgtgcacacgtatgtatatgtgtatgtgtgtattatatatttatgaaacaaaaataatgaaacttACCACATACTGTTTGAAAAGAGGATGTTAGAAGAATACAGTAGAGGAGATAAATTTATTCAAAATACATAGTGTACAtctgtaaaattattaaaatagcaCTCCTTGAACTATCAGTGTATGTTATATAATTGTGGAAAATAATTGCACTGACGTCCTAAGTGTCCTCTTTTGTAATATGTGAGAAGGCATAGTAGTGCCCCCTGTGTCCTCAGTTTGCCTTCCATGGAGAAGTATTTTATTGACATATGAGGTTTCAGTTTTCTGTGGCTAATACTAAAAATCAACAGTTCATCAgttgtgtatgtgagtgtgagtgtgagtatgtgtgtgtgtattttcccagtcagtaatggggcttgaactcaaggcctcatgctcttgcttggcttttttgcctaAGCCGGCATCCcagccttgagccatagcttcatttctggctttttgctggttaattagtctcacagactttgttttacctgagctggcttcaaatcatgatcctccaagcTTAgcctctgagcagctgggattgcaggcatgagctcccaATACCTGACAATAACCCCTAAGTTTTAAACTATGTCACTCTAAATGCCATGATGAAATCTCACATGGTCTCACATGTCTCTCCTGGGACATAAATTATCACCCCATGTTATGTTCATGCTGTTGGCCACTTAATTCTTGTCTCAGATATTATATCCACCATCATATTAATGAAGTACTTACGCTCAAGTAGCCTTTGTTTTTACTTAATGGTCCCAAAGTCCACAAGTGATGCTAGCAGTTCAGAAATGCCAAAAAGAAGCCCAAAGTGCTTCCTTTAAGTCTTATCTCTCATCACAGAAAGATGAATGAGTATAGTATAATAAGATATTTGAGATATCACAGCCCTGTAACTTCTATTAGCGTATCATTgttgtcattttattattaatcTCTTACAGCACCTAGCTTATAAACTAAATTTTATTATCCTATGTTATAGCATATGTGAGATTTGGTACTCAAGGTTTCAGAAACATATTCCCTGTAGATTAAGGGGTAAAACTGCCTACTTCTCCTGATttagtttaagaaaaaaaccttAGTGGATAGCATTTACTCCATAAGTTGTTAGTAAATGTCCTCAACTGCATTTAAGAGTGATATCCTATCTCACTAGTGTTAGGTCATGATGCATACTAATTCAGTCTAGTACTTAGACTACATAAGTATAGAACCAGAGGCACTGCTTCCTAAGAAGACAGTGATAAGTTATTTCCTTGAAAAGGGAGTGCCTTATAGCTTTATCTTAGCCATTTAGTTAGGCAATGATATTATAAATTGTTTGAAACCAGTGGCATCATAGATTTCAAACCTGTTTCCTTTGTGAGTAATTCCAGTctatgtaaaagaaaagaaacctgagTGAGCAGATTTCCCCAACCCGTAGTGTGAcgttgttcctttttctttttacaggcTTTTTAGACCCTGAGAAGAAGCTTTTTTCTCACAGAATATTGTCAAGGGACGAATGTATTGACCCATTTTCTAAAACAGGAAACCTTAAGTATGTACCTGGTTATATTTATTGCTGAGGTAGATTAATATTCACTTCTactttaaaatcaaatttaaggATGCAAGTAATAATCCTGTACTTACCATTTTCCAGGAATTTTCAGTGTTAACTACAGGTATTTAGAAAGTGTATTTTTAATCCAAACTCCCTTCTTTGATGTGGGTCCTGTCCATGTACTTGAGCTCTGAGGTACCCAGTTCCCATCTGTCCACAACAAGCCTCTCCTCCTAGCTGGGCTGCATGGCTGTGAATCACTCTTCAGCAGGTCTTTGTTTCTGCCAAAGATGATACATTAGTCCTTCTGCTCTCTGCTCTATACTAACCAGCATCACCTTTGCATTGTATACCCTCGGGTCTCCTACCTCACCGGGAGACCTTAGATTTCATGTCAGTTCAGTGACCTTTGTGCAACTTGGGGCTTGTTTTCTTGTGGTACTACTGGTAAGCAAGCCCAGAACTTTGGTGCATACTAAGCAAGCTCTCTTCCACTGGGCTACATCCctagctgcctttttttttttttcttcccattattgttaaagtgttgtacagaggggttacagtttcatacgtaaggcagtgagtacatttcttatccaacttgttacctcctccctcatttccccccttctctaCCCTCCtcatctcttccccccccccccccgccatgattTTTTAAGAGAATTAGAAACAATGGACCAAGTATTATGCTAATATCTCTCTGGAAACAAGGAGGTTTGATGTGAGCTAATAATTAAAAGCTCTCAATTGGCATCTTTCTGGTGAATCTGCTCTCTTCTGTGTATAGATGGGAGTTGTAAACTATTCAATTTAGTGGAATAAAAAGATATTATTGACACCTATGATATAATAGTCTGTGTAAATTGCATTTTTACTTGTAGAAATCTCTTTCCTTGTGGAGACTCAATGGTTTGCATTATTGATGACCGAGAAGATGTCTGGAAGTTTGCCCCCAACCTGATCACTGTGAAGAAGTATGTGTACTTCCCAGGCACAGGTGATGTGAATGCACCTCCTGGGTCCCGGGAGCCTCAGGCAAGAAAGAAAGGTGAGCCATCTGCGCAGTGCTGCAAAGAGAAGCAGTGTGCTTTCTACCTCAACAGCTAGCTCTTTATTTCTTATCTCTGTTATTTCTGCCATAAATTCAAGATTcgctttgtgtttgtttgctaTTGTGTTTCAGTTTTAGAGGTCGTTGGGCTCATGTGAGAATGAAAAATAGGATATTTAGAAACCACACTTcaatgttttgctttttaagatTACAGGTTGCTGTTGAGTATACCTGTTTACTGCTTTTCAtccatttatctttaaaaatgcaaCCTGGGAAACTAGGACGTTCCTCAGAGAGAAATTAGGTATGGGATTTGGTGGCTCTCCTGGTAAGAACTAGTCTTATAAATTGGGGACTCCATAGTTACATCCTGCAGAGAACCATGTCTGTACCATGCAAGCATGAGCCAAAGTCTGTCTTAAGTAAACTTAAAAATTTTGGtgtcaccaggcactggtggctcgtgcctgtaatccttactactcaggagtctaagatctgaggatcatgcatggttcaaagccagcctgggcaggaaagtccatgagacttttaagtctcacaattaactaccagaaaaactggaagtggcactgtggctcaagttgtatgtagagtgctagctttgagctgaagagctcagggacagtgcccaggcccagagttcaagccccacaaccgaccaataataataataataataaagttttgGTTTCAGGTATTTTGATGatctgtagttttttgttttgacagtactgggtttgaactcagggcctcatatgtacttattagcctttttgctcagctggcactctaccacttaagccatgcctcctgcacagctttttgcttgttaattgaagatggagtctcagacttttctgcctgggctggctttgaacttgaacatTTGGATCTCAGCTTACTAGGTAGCTGAGGATTACAAATGTTAGCTACTGATGCCCAACTTGatctttagttttaaaaaatatattttgagccATATAATTACTGCTGTAGTCACTAAAGTGTAACATAGAGTTCAGGAGAATGTAGAACTGAAGAGCCTTCTTGTAGAAGGTATGTTAAAAGAAGACTGTGGTGGAAGCATTGTTTGGTCAAGCCTGGCAAGCCACTCCAACATAGGTTCCACACGTGGCCACAAACTTGAGGTGTGTTTACTTTGTGGCTCTTGGCAGTGGCAGCGGCCCAAAGCCTGAAAGTAGAGGAAGGTGCTGCGTTAGTTTTGAAAGTTGCTCAACATTAAGTAATAGTAACTTTTccctttgtgtatatatttagtaAATTCTTCTAAAGGTGCCGATACCCTGGAACAAGCTCCTCCTTTGAAAGACCCTGAGGAAGGCAAACCTGTTCCCGGGGTAGAGCAGAGCAATGGTCTTGGGAAGCCCTTCCGGGAACTCAATGGTGGCGAGTCTGTGCCAGGGTCTTCTCCCATTAAAGCGGATGAGAGGGATCCCTGTCCCCTCACCCGGGCCCCCTCTGCCAGCAGCCCCAGTAGCCAGGAACTGGCAAGTACTCCAGAGCCCAAGATGTCTTGTGAACAGACGGATCGAACCTCATCAGGGGCACAGCCTGCTCAGGACACATCTGGCCCAGACTTGGATTTTGACTTGTCTAGTGACAGCGACAGCAGTGATTCAGAAGGTCAGAAGTCTTCCTCTTCTGacggggaaagagagaagagaggccaACAAAAGTCCACAGTCACCCAAGATGGAGTGAGAGCCCCACAGCAGGGAGTTTCCCCTGATGAAAGCGGAGCGAGATCTCCAGGTGCAGGCTCCCTAGGAGAGACTGGGACCAACATCCACCTGCATGACAAGGGGCCAGACCTGGACGTGCAAGATGAGGCTGAGCGGGATGGCTTCTGTGGCCTGGGAAATGGCTGTGTGGACCgaaaggaggctgagactgagtcCCAGAACAGTGAGCAGTCAGGGGTCACTGCAGGTGAGTCCCTGGACCAGagcatgggggaggaggaggaggaggacaccgATGAGGATGACCACCTGATACACCTGGAGGAAATCCTTGTGCGAGTCCACACTGACTACTACACAAAATACGACAAGTACCTCAACAGGGAACTGGAGGAAGCTCCAGATATACGGAAGATTGTACCAGAACTCAAGAGCAAGGTGCTGGCTGATGTGGCTGTGATATTCAGTGGGATGCACCCAACAAACTTCCCAGTTGAAAAGACCCGAGAGCACTACCATGCCACATCTCTGGGAGCCAAGGTCCTCACCCAGCTGGTGCTGAGCCCCGATGCCCCTGGCAGGGCCACCCACCTCATTGCAGCACGAGCTGGTAAGTGGTCCCCTCCTGGTAGGGATACAGCAGTGTGCTCAGGGTGGACAtgggcctgcctgggctgggttcatgATCCCTCTCTGAGGTTAATTAGCATTGCTGTTTAGTTTCATCATGGGTTTTCAGAAATGCTTTGCCAGAACCATGACTTTCTAAGAAAAGGTTTATAATTGTCTTTTAGTGGAATCTTTACCTATGCATACTGTATGTGTACATATTCTGTTTACCTCCATTTGCTGTCTTGGGTTTCTTGAACAATCACCTTTGTGTCCTGTGTATAAAGTCAACCATCTCAAGAGTAGAGGCAAGATTGGCTGGGAATGGAGACTTGATGTTAGTGTTACCCTGGAAAAATTAGGAGGTCAGAGGAGTCAGGACCTTAAGTAAAAGACAGACTAACCCCCTGAGATAGAAAACCAAGTACACGATTTCATGTGGAAAAACAGAGTAACAGCTTGCTGTAGTAGACATAACTCTCATCTCTGCATAGTAGCATTTCACTTGGGTAGTGCACTCCTCTGTCATTTCTGAGACTTCAGCCAGAACTCTCCTATTCTGGGCAAGTAGTGGACAAGTCTTGGAAGAATGttgaaaatacctttttttttttttttttaatgtgcctcAGAAGCAGTTTGACTTTCCCAAATAAAGATCACTCAGACTAATCTAGGTAATGCTGTCCTACTGCTGTTTCTCCTGTGATCACATTCAGTGAATCATGGATTCACCCTGACTTAGATCTCTGTTGTGGTTAGCTGAGCCCCATGAGAGTCGGTTCCAGACCCTGTCACATGCTTAGTGGAGCATTTAACAAACAGCCATGGAAGGCTCCCAGTGGAGTATGTGTACTAGAGTAAGAGGCAGCTCTCTGGGCCATGAGGACCTTCATTCCTGGATTTTGGCCTGTGCAGGTCAGGCCCCTTCTCGGGTTACTTGTCAGGTATATGTGTGCTGTCCAGTGATCACCCGGTGCCAGATCCAGATCGCTCCCCTGCCTGTTTCAGAAACTTACTGTTGTGGACAAGAGCTGCACTCACTACTTTTGTGCTTTTATGCTTATAATGAAGTAGGAAGGACAAATTTTCCTCATCTCACTGCTGAGGCTTTGCCTTTGGAGTGAGTGACTCCTGAGGACATCATTGACAGGGACGTGCCTGGCCACCTCATAGCATGAGATCCCTGTGAAGTGTATATAGTATAACTCCAAGACTCCAGGGTCAGCTGGAGTTCATCAAGTAGTCACCTGACAGAGGGGTGGGCCATGAGCCCTCCAGGGAGCCCTCAAGTATGCTGGAAAGGCTGAAAGTGAAGTGGTGCCAGGCAGAGGTTGGATCTTCCCAGGCTGAAGACAGGGCCAGCGCTAGTGCAGAAACAGGACCAGGAAGCCCCCAAAGTCCTGTAGGAGATAGTAGCCCAAGATAGGACAATGGCAGTGGGACTGGAAAAGTACATCAGCTTGGGGAATGTTGACAGGACCCCGTGACAGAGGTAGGTCTCAGATTCCAGGCAAGAGAGGGTCCTGGAGTATCTAGAATGGTAACTTGAGGTACTAGCACATGTTCAGGGTCAGAAGTCTTGCTGGTGAGGCTCCATCCCCGATGATGAGAAATGAGAGTGGTGAAGACACCTGTGAGTTTGGCCTCACAGCTTTGTCTTATGGGGCAGTGTCCAGCTCTTCCCTAGAGTATCTCTGCTTTTGTGTCTGTGTCCTGGACACCTGTGCCCTGGTGCTGCAGGTCAACCTGACTTGTGGTCTCCACAGGCACGGAGAAGGTACGCCAAGCACAGGAGTGCCAACACCTACATGTGGTCAACCCTGACTGGCTGTGGAGCTGCCTGGAACGCTGGGACAAGGTGGAGGAACAGCTCTTCCCACTCACGGAAGATGACACCCGGCCACATAGGTAGGCACCTTCTGCCCACAAATCTGCTGTGTGGTTCAGGCCCATGCCATGGCATTCCCTCCCCAGATGGTTCCCTAGCATCTTGCCTGAGGCTTGCATGTGGCTGTGATGATGGGTACTCCTGGAGCTTAGGCAGGGCTATCATCTCCATGGCAGCCCTGGTTTGCAAGTAGGGAAACACTCAGCTTCAGTAGGAGAAGCCTCATCATTGGCAAGTGTCCTTCAAGGATTTAGGCCACCCAGCCCCCGTGGCCACAGCATTCCTGAAGCAGGTATGTTCTGTCTTCTCTGGCCTTCTCCCTTTTCCCACAGCAAAGTTACCCTGAAACTCCTGTGGAATCAAAGATGAGCACCTAGAAAGCCCATGTACATGTAACTGTTTACACCTAGAGAACTGCTTTTTCTTTAAATACCCTTTGATGTTGCCTTTGGTAGTCTTTTGTGTATTTATGGGAAGATTCATATGTAATAGAGCAAGTGGGAAACAACAAGAGCTCATCTCTGCTTGTTGTCAGCAGTCTGGGTGTTGTGCCTGGGGTTCAGCATGTATTGTCAGCAGCTGAGGATAAGAGAAGTGGGATAGTTGAGCCAAGGCAGAGTGCCCCAGGTACTGGGAGACTGACCCCCAGTCTACACAGTAGATTTGACAGACGCTAGCAGTGAAGGAATTATCATTTTTCTGTGGAGTGTATGTGTATTACCCTTGCACATCGTGACATTCTGGAATTAGAAGTGCAGCATATCTTCCATGGCACTAGGTCAAGACCTGGGGCACTTTTGACTCACACGAGTAGTAATTACTAGTTATCCTTGCGCATATGTCTCATTTTGGTATCCATGTTCCTTCTGTTATTACACCTATTTTTCATCCCATGTTCCTGTATCCCTGTGTCCCATGCTGTTGCCATTTAcagccccctctctccctctctcctcatctGACAGGGAGAAAAGCCCTGCTACCTTTCCTGACAGGCAGAGTGTGCTTCCAGCTGCCTTGTTCCACCCGACACCTGTCCACCCCAAGGTCCAGTCTGGCCCTGAGGTTCGGATCTATGACTCCCACACGGGCAAGCTAATCAGGACAGGCTCCCAGGGCCATGCTCCCATGCCTCCCAGTGGCCTCTCTGTCCATGGGGACCCCTCCTCCTTCAGGTATGTTATGTAGCACATAAGAGCTCTCATTGCTGATGAGACAGGTTTCTAACTTTGGTTGTGTGTGGTTCTATTAAAGTGGCCATGTCAGCCTACTACATATAGGTTGATGTCCAAGGCTTTGTTTACTCCTAGGTTTGTGTTGGCTACCTGATATTCTGAAGTCTGTTTTATTCTTCTGTCTTACTTTGGCTTCCAAAAGTAAAAACAGAGCAACCCTTGATTTAGCCTCAGTAATTTCCTGAACTCTTCTTCAGGATGCTCCTTGCTATCTGAGTGGTTGGGAGAAACCATCTGGGCTCTCCAGCCAAGGGCTGTGAGGCTGTCCAAGCTGCCCTCTCCAGATCTGGCCTTCCCAGATGCATCCTGGGCTGCTCTACCCGTTTCCCTTGGGTTCAGTAGACACAGAAAGGTGGCAAGAGGCTCACGAAGGTCAGCCTCTGTGTGGATGTGGGTCAGACACTCAGATTCCATTTTAGTGAATTGCTTTTCATGtactttttatcctttatttttttcctttgcactTACTAGTGCTCTACTCCTGAGTCACATTTCCACCCATTTGTCACAGGTTACTGCCTGACTCATACCTGAGTAGTGATCCTCTGACCTTAGTTTTCCCATAGTTGCTGAGATAATAGTCACAACACCATGTGCAGCTTCCCTCcatggagagtctcatggacttctgcctgggctggcaatcAGTCTATTCAGAAAGTaggtaggattctaggtgtgagccacctacacACAGCTTAACAGAAACTTTTTCCATAGTCCTATAGCAGAGACAATGTATAAAAACACGGGtaaatgctgggtgctggtggctcatacctgtaatcctacctactcaggaagatgagatctgatgaGCAtactttgaagccaacctaggaagaaaaatctatgagtctctatccccaattaatcaccagaagtggagctgtaggtcaaatggtagagcactaaccttgagcaaaaaactcagggatagcacccaggtcctgagttcaagacacaggaacacacacacacacacacggtaaagCCATGCAACACATTGGCCAAGGAAAACACATGCTTAGAATCTGTGTTCCTCCTTTACATGGGATGCAGAAGCTCTGAGACAGGAGACAAGGCAGGTGTGGTCTTGGGAGCCAAcaggaggcctggggctggggcctagGAACCTTCAAGCTTTCCAGGTACACAGCTCTTGAAGAGGTAGCTCATGAGAGAAGAAACCCCtcgccccctcacacacacacacatcatggacAGGAGTAGAGCTGTCCATCAATTCAGTATCCAGTCCTGACCATCAATTCAAGGGTGAAGTATGCTCACATTTCGCTAAAGTATACATAAATGGGTCCAATATTTGGAAATGAGAGCTTTGGTGATGTTTATTTTACTAAGAGTACCTGCCCTTTGACCTGGTCCTACTTTGAGAACCATGTTCTGGAAATGAGAGTGCTAACCTAGGGTTTGAAGACAGGAAGGGCCTGTGAGGCTGGTATGATGGACTAGCTGTTACCTTCTTGCTGAAGGTACAAGCTGTGTGGAGCCAGCTGGGCTATGTTGTTACTGTAAAGACTCGGGGAAGTTGAGGCCACCACAGCATCTGGGATTTGAAGATGGAAACCCAGAGAGCAGGTGACCATAAAAAGCTGCCAGGTGACCACTCAGTTGTGGTTCTTCAAGATATTGGGGATTAGTTGCCACGAACAGCCATGGAGGAAGTAGACACCCCAATGATGTTCATCAACATGTTCATTGAGGCAGAGGGTGAGTAAAACAGGTCAAAAGATGGAGGGTTAATACAGGACTGAAGAAAGGAATTCAGTCCTGGGGTCTCTGTCGCTGCAGAGTTGAGGTATACCTCTTCCAAAATACTGGGGACCCCTGTGGAGGTTTAGCAGAGGCCCTGTTATGTAGGCATGACAGCTGCTTCCCATTCACCTCACTGCCTAGAGGTCAGAGGTTGGGACTGGAGGTTCTAGGCCTTCCATCTTGTGGCCTGCCTCACCTTGAAGCCGTCTCTTACTCTGGAGGTTTCATGATGTTAGTACTCATGTCAGGAGCTAATGGCACTACAGAACTTTCGCTTAAAACACTGTCTCAGTGGTCAAGTGGTTCAGGTTCTTGTTGTCAGCTTTCTACAGTATCTCATAAGCTGATGAGTGGAAGGTGATGGCAGGAAAGAACTTGGTTCTGAGCTGCAGTTTTACAATAGTGCTTCTAGGGTCTAACGCTGCCTCAAAGTCTAGATGTTGTGTACATACAAGCAAACCTGTGCAGTCTACAAAGAAACCAGCTCAAAAGCACACTGTCATAAACTGTATTGAATGGTTAAATGTTAggtgcaatttttaaaaaattttttagccTTCTAAGATACATGATAAGCAAGTCTGAAAGCAATTTGCATGTGGTAGGCTGAATAAAGTCGAGTACCTCGTTTTCCTTAAATGCATGGGTAATGAATGGCAGCAGTGTATCTAAAATGTGCAGCCACAGCTCAGTCTCCAGCAGTTAAAGGAGCTTGTGCCATGCTATGCTGTCCCAAGGTGGACACGCCAACTGCAGCTTATCCTGGCAAGCAGACTCTCAGGAACAAGATGTTAATTTCCTTAGTCATTGAGGTACACAAGAGGATGGTAATGTTCTGCTGTACAACTGCATATATTTTGTAATGGAAAGTAGCACTGTATGTGTCCTTACATATCATCCTAGGAGTTGGAGACAGgactcagttggtagaacactagtcagTGAGAGAAAGCATCAAGTGTCATTAGAGTTCCAGTCTTgggccaaaaggaaaagaaaagagggtctgggaatatggcctagtggtaagagtgcttgcctagcatacatggggtttgattcctcagcaccacatatgtagaaaaagctagaggtggtgctgtgactcaagaggtagagtgctagccttgagcaaaaagaagccaagaacagtgctcaggccctgagtccaaaccccaggactggcaaaaaaaaaaaaaaaaaaaaaagaaaagtaactagCCTAGTTTATCCTACAGGCTTCCAGATAATGTTTTGTTCATACTGAATGAACCATACCATGGCTCTCCTTACTTGAATGCATGGGATCCTATAAGCATGCCTAAAATTAATGGGAGTCAAATTGCCCTCTGGGATTTGGGTTCATTGGCTTTGTTGAATGATGAGAGGCACCTGCCAACTTCACAGTTGTAGTCAGACCAGCAATAATGAAGAACACCTACAGAGACACCAGTACCTACTCTGCTAGCACTCTGCATCTTTGGCACAGTGAGACTTTGCACCCATGCCAGACACTCTAGCATGATGGAATGGCCCATTATTCCTGCCCTCCTACAGCAACTTGAGCACTGCCTTCTCTCTCAGAGGTCCTGTGCCTTCTGCAGTCTGAGAATTGGCCCTCCCCCTCCTGGGGAGTGGCAGCAGCCCCATTCTGTATTCTGTGCCTGGAACCCTGCATAGACCTATTATGACAGGGCACCTGTTGTCCTAGGCAGTAACAGCTGACCTCCATGCTTATTCTCACCTAACCTAGGAAGCTGTAAGTCTTTTGGGGTCTCTTCCTATTTTACATGCCTCACACTCTGTTGGTCTTCTTGAGGGAAGGGCTGCCGATGGCCAGTTCCCTTCATTTCCCTTCTACTGAAAATGTGTTCAtgccctttttttttgcccatgtgAGGGTCCTGGTTGATAGTTCTTTGATTTTAGCATTT
This Perognathus longimembris pacificus isolate PPM17 chromosome 15, ASM2315922v1, whole genome shotgun sequence DNA region includes the following protein-coding sequences:
- the Ctdp1 gene encoding RNA polymerase II subunit A C-terminal domain phosphatase isoform X7; the encoded protein is MKGLCAECGQDLTQLQSKNGKQQMPLSTATVSMVHSVPELMVSSEQAEELGREDQQRLHRNRKLVLMVDLDQTLIHTTEQHCPQMSNKGIFHFQLGRGEPMLHTRLRPHCRDFLEKIAKLYELHVFTFGSRLYAHTIAGFLDPEKKLFSHRILSRDECIDPFSKTGNLKNLFPCGDSMVCIIDDREDVWKFAPNLITVKKYVYFPGTGDVNAPPGSREPQARKKVNSSKGADTLEQAPPLKDPEEGKPVPGVEQSNGLGKPFRELNGGESVPGSSPIKADERDPCPLTRAPSASSPSSQELASTPEPKMSCEQTDRTSSGAQPAQDTSGPDLDFDLSSDSDSSDSEGQKSSSSDGEREKRGQQKSTVTQDGVRAPQQGVSPDESGARSPGAGSLGETGTNIHLHDKGPDLDVQDEAERDGFCGLGNGCVDRKEAETESQNSEQSGVTAGESLDQSMGEEEEEDTDEDDHLIHLEEILVRVHTDYYTKYDKYLNRELEEAPDIRKIVPELKSKVLADVAVIFSGMHPTNFPVEKTREHYHATSLGAKVLTQLVLSPDAPGRATHLIAARAGTEKVRQAQECQHLHVVNPDWLWSCLERWDKVEEQLFPLTEDDTRPHREKSPATFPDRQSVLPAALFHPTPVHPKVQSGPEVRIYDSHTGKLIRTGSQGHAPMPPSGLSVHGDPSSFRAVQPLQQQMFGEELPNAGDGEQPGPARRKRQPSMSETMPLYTLCKEDLESMDKEVDDILGEGSDDSDSEKKQPDERDGEQDKGPRPRKPKASGAQQEHPLGSSSSRERSTTGIRGPRGHKRKLNEEDAASESSKESSNDDEEGSSSEADEMAAALEAELNDLM
- the Ctdp1 gene encoding RNA polymerase II subunit A C-terminal domain phosphatase isoform X4; the protein is MEAPSVAHVSAEGTPTAAVAEVRCPGPAPLRLLEWRVATGAAVRIGSVLAVCEAAAAAQPPGPASARAASGGSVRAARAERRLKSERAGVVRELCAQPGQVVAPGALLVRLEGCSHPVVMKGLCAECGQDLTQLQSKNGKQQMPLSTATVSMVHSVPELMVSSEQAEELGREDQQRLHRNRKLVLMVDLDQTLIHTTEQHCPQMSNKGIFHFQLGRGEPMLHTRLRPHCRDFLEKIAKLYELHVFTFGSRLYAHTIAGFLDPEKKLFSHRILSRDECIDPFSKTGNLKNLFPCGDSMVCIIDDREDVWKFAPNLITVKKYVYFPGTGDVNAPPGSREPQARKKVNSSKGADTLEQAPPLKDPEEGKPVPGVEQSNGLGKPFRELNGGESVPGSSPIKADERDPCPLTRAPSASSPSSQELASTPEPKMSCEQTDRTSSGAQPAQDTSGPDLDFDLSSDSDSSDSEGQKSSSSDGEREKRGQQKSTVTQDGVRAPQQGVSPDESGARSPGAGSLGETGTNIHLHDKGPDLDVQDEAERDGFCGLGNGCVDRKEAETESQNSEQSGVTAGESLDQSMGEEEEEDTDEDDHLIHLEEILVRVHTDYYTKYDKYLNRELEEAPDIRKIVPELKSKVLADVAVIFSGMHPTNFPVEKTREHYHATSLGAKVLTQLVLSPDAPGRATHLIAARAGTEKVRQAQECQHLHVVNPDWLWSCLERWDKVEEQLFPLTEDDTRPHREKSPATFPDRQSVLPAALFHPTPVHPKVQSGPEVRIYDSHTGKLIRTGSQGHAPMPPSGLSVHGDPSSFRLMTSLARAAMTVTARRSSQTSGMVNRTKGLGPGSPRPQGPNRSTLWGRLHPGRGVPRASVGPEATRGS